The proteins below are encoded in one region of Trichocoleus sp.:
- a CDS encoding glycosyltransferase family A protein, whose product MTTLDILIPTCNRPAALAVTLTSLCAQTYRDFSVIVSDQTESSNSLEAGEVRAALHVLEAHGQSIATHRHLPRRGVAEHRQFLLDQATAPYVLYLDDDLILEPWVVQCLMDVIQAEGCGFVGSAVIGLSFKDDVRPHQQIIEFWDGAVQPEVVRSGTPAWERYKLHNAANLYHVQQQLHITPDRPRTYRVAWVGGCVLYDRAKLNSVGGYEFWRDLPPNHCGEDVLAQLRVMETFGGCGVMPSGVYHQELPTTIHDRHNDAPQLLSI is encoded by the coding sequence ATGACGACTCTAGATATCCTCATTCCAACCTGTAATCGTCCTGCGGCACTGGCGGTAACGCTAACGAGTTTATGCGCCCAAACCTATCGAGATTTCAGCGTCATTGTTTCTGACCAGACTGAATCCAGCAATTCTCTAGAAGCAGGAGAAGTCCGGGCGGCGCTGCATGTTCTCGAAGCACATGGACAATCGATCGCAACCCATCGGCACTTGCCGCGACGGGGAGTTGCAGAACATCGGCAGTTTTTGCTGGATCAGGCAACGGCTCCTTACGTTCTATATCTGGATGACGACCTAATTTTAGAGCCTTGGGTTGTTCAATGTTTGATGGATGTGATTCAGGCTGAAGGCTGTGGATTTGTTGGTTCTGCGGTGATTGGTTTGAGCTTCAAGGATGATGTCCGTCCACATCAGCAGATTATTGAGTTTTGGGATGGAGCAGTTCAGCCAGAAGTTGTGCGATCGGGGACGCCCGCCTGGGAACGCTACAAGCTTCATAATGCTGCCAATCTCTACCACGTACAACAGCAGCTCCACATCACGCCCGATCGTCCGCGCACCTATCGCGTTGCCTGGGTGGGGGGCTGTGTGCTGTATGACCGGGCAAAGCTGAATAGTGTTGGTGGCTATGAATTTTGGCGCGATCTACCTCCAAACCATTGCGGTGAGGATGTTTTAGCCCAACTGCGAGTCATGGAAACCTTTGGGGGCTGTGGTGTTATGCCTTCTGGCGTGTATCACCAGGAATTGCCCACAACAATTCACGATCGCCACAACGATGCACCGCAACTACTCTCAATCTAA
- the waaF gene encoding lipopolysaccharide heptosyltransferase II, whose amino-acid sequence MSSWNTAKNILCVRLDSIGDVLMTTPAIRALKTHPDCRITLLTSASGATVAPLIPEIDQVIVYDAPWLKATDPRSSSSPEYAMIERLRQEKFDAAVVFTVYSQNPLPSAFLCYMADIPLRLAHCHENVYQLLTDWVKDPEPEQFTRHEVQRQLDLVASVGFDIQETRMAIQIPAGTIDRVQSLLVSDGLILDQPWLVLHPGATAPSRRYPPEQYAIVARKLVQDAGMQIVFTGTQAEQALVQQIQSEMGVSSFSLVDRLTLAELAALLSITPLLLSNNTGPVHLAAAVGTAIVDLYALTNLQHTPWGVPNRVLFHDVPCRICYKSVCPEGHHHCLRLVEPETVVEAVLDLFHETSSNLPINLPVPLLTV is encoded by the coding sequence ATGTCTTCCTGGAATACTGCTAAAAATATTCTTTGCGTACGCTTGGATTCGATCGGAGACGTTCTCATGACAACGCCTGCCATTCGTGCCCTCAAAACTCACCCTGACTGTCGGATTACCTTGCTCACCTCTGCGTCTGGCGCGACAGTTGCCCCCCTGATTCCTGAAATTGATCAGGTAATTGTCTATGATGCGCCCTGGCTCAAAGCAACAGATCCCCGCAGCAGTAGCTCACCGGAATACGCCATGATCGAGCGGTTGAGGCAGGAAAAATTTGATGCAGCCGTGGTGTTTACGGTTTATAGCCAAAATCCATTACCATCAGCGTTTTTATGCTACATGGCAGATATTCCGCTGCGGTTAGCCCACTGTCACGAAAATGTATACCAGCTATTGACAGATTGGGTCAAAGATCCAGAACCCGAACAGTTCACTCGGCATGAAGTTCAGCGTCAGCTCGATTTGGTTGCTAGTGTTGGTTTTGACATTCAAGAGACGCGCATGGCGATTCAAATTCCGGCAGGAACAATCGATCGCGTCCAGTCATTGCTCGTTTCAGATGGCTTGATCCTGGATCAGCCCTGGCTCGTCCTTCATCCTGGTGCAACGGCTCCCTCGCGTCGCTATCCACCTGAACAATATGCGATCGTTGCGCGCAAGTTAGTGCAGGATGCCGGGATGCAAATTGTCTTTACAGGAACTCAGGCAGAACAAGCATTAGTGCAGCAAATTCAATCTGAGATGGGTGTTTCCTCCTTCTCGCTTGTCGATCGTCTGACTCTTGCAGAATTAGCGGCTTTGCTGTCGATCACACCTTTGCTGCTCTCCAATAATACGGGACCTGTGCATTTGGCAGCGGCAGTGGGAACAGCGATCGTTGACTTATATGCACTGACAAATTTGCAGCATACCCCCTGGGGAGTGCCAAATCGAGTTCTGTTTCACGATGTTCCTTGTCGTATTTGCTATAAAAGCGTTTGCCCAGAGGGGCATCATCACTGTTTGCGTTTAGTTGAGCCTGAAACCGTTGTCGAGGCTGTCCTCGATTTATTCCATGAAACATCTTCCAATTTGCCGATCAATTTGCCTGTTCCTTTGCTTACGGTTTAG